ctccgacctgtgccgcaataaccggctgaaatAATCCAACTGGCtcagctgctggagcctgatactggggagctatcttcTCCGGAgtgggagtggtgggagtctgggctcctccccagtctgagagactgctggtgccatgggaaatgctccagtctgggccacactctccataaggcccaccaaacagaccaaagcgtcctgaagtactggggtagcaatgaacccctctggaacttGAGCTGGTCTGGTAGGAACAGTATGGgatggaacctcctcgtcaagctctatctgaaactccactgctggggctgctacTCGGTCTCTATGCTGAGCCTTGCCCCTGCCTCGGtatcgacctctgccccgcgtaggagctaccactggaggctctgactgctgaggaagcggtacgtgttctcgccatctgcgagcgaataagagtagaagagttcaatcatcattgagaaagcaaaatcgcacgaagagaagaatagaagtgaaacgtGTTcgtaaacttcatagcctctggaagataagcacagacgtctccgtaccgatcctccagactctactaagcttgctcgtgaatcgtgagacctaggcaacctagtgctctgataccaactgtcacgacccaaaatttctcaccgacgggatcgtgatgacacctaacatttcacttgctaggcaagcaaatgttagagaatcattaaaccaattccttattctcatttagtaattaacaataattaactaagatgaaatataataagtgcggaatatcataaaactgtattaattactaccacccggatctggagtcacaattcacgagcattctagaatttactgcaagtaatagtctggaaaaatacaattgtctgaatgaaagaaagagtagaacagaaaagatagacgggaacttcaaggtctgtgaatgccaacaggtctaccttgagtctccggacagcggaccaatagcaaaatctcgatcaacctgagccggtatcaagaTCTGCATAGAAAGCGcaaagtgcagcatcagtacaaccgaccctatgtattggtaagtgtcgagcctaacctcgatgaagtagtgacgaggctaagtcaaggcacctacaaatcaacttgtacaatttaacagtgtatatacaaataacattaatgaagaactaaacaggaaatgtcgggaggggaacatactgaggggaatacaagataaagaactacaacaaaatgatcatcggagcagtcaatataccatgaatcaataggaatagtgaatacagtaaggaaatattcacggcatcacccttcgtgcttttactctcaatcccaccataaaattaatagaaaaggcacggaatcacccttcgtgcattaactctcatattatggcacggcatcatccttcgtgcttttacacttataatatggcacggcatcacccttcgtgcttttacactcataatatggcacgacatcacccttcgtgcattaacactctcccttaacataatgcaatgcataaataacaacagggagatagaataacgagtacaaaccttacttcaatattttgttccacaatataaatctcaacttttaaataaataattgattaccaacagaaaatccgtaaacatgataatgacaatcaatttaacaatactagtataacacgtagcaattaggcataggaagagacaatataagaaaacggaagaaacatggaaaacaggtaaattggcggcacataattactcgtcacctcacatatacgccgctcacatgaatttcacttagcaagtaaacTAAGGttactaatttcctcaagtcagggttagacacaacacttacctcgctccgaacgtcacttaattctcaatcacatcttttcctttggaattcacctccaaaccactcatatctattcaaatatgactcaataatatcaaatattgctaatgaaattatttatattgcataaattaaattttccaaaatttcctccaaaaagttgaaaaatcgacctcgagcccgcttggtcaaaatctgaaGTTCGGACCAAAAAGCACTTACCCATTCACTGccaagcccgaatatataattagttttcgaatccgacctcaaattgaggtctaaatcctcaaattctcgaaatctctagtttctaccctaacccgtaattctaccatgaaaactctagattttaggttgaattcttgtaaaatgaagtaaaagattgaaagtaACGAGAAAAAAAAATGGTTGGAGTCCAAATTCAATgaactcactgcccagcgaccttcgcacctgcggtgctttggtcgcacctgcgcatttgcACGTGCGGACAGGACgtgcgcttctgcggaaaaggaCTGGGCCAACTGGGGCCGCACCGGCGGACAGGGTTCCGGTTCTGCGGTCCCGTTCCTGCGGAGagaagtccgcatctgcggaaaaactaaagtccaggcctgggtcgcacctgcggggctatcgctcgcacctgcgaccaaaggctcgcaggtgcaggcacaccagatttggtgcaccagcagccttgttgaggtttgagCTCAACTCGCGCATCGCCCAAATGGAACCCAagccctcgggtctccaaaccagACATGCAcgtaagtctaaaaacatcatacagacttgatcgcgcgatcaaatcgccaaaataacacctagaaccagaatacggacccagcactaacaatgccaaacaccaatcaattctgaaaaataattaatttttcagacttttaattttcatcaaaaattcataacatGAGCTAGGGATCCACCATAATTCGACACGGATCCACCAGGACCATCTAAATACGGatccgggcctgtttaccaaaattgttaaccgaagtcaactaaaatcaacttttaaggcaaaaattcttattttcattagttttcaacataaaagcttttcagaaatatgcccggactgtgcacgtaaatcgaggagggtaaaaatgagatttttaaggcttaagagcgcatattcgagttctaaaacataagatgacccttttgggtcatcatactTGTATGTTCCTTGCTTTATTGGGGAAAGGAGCAGCACTTCAAATTGTCCCCATTACGTTATGTTTCCCACTCAAATTGTCTCACATTATATTGTGTTTCCCTTCCACTTTGAATCTCCCATTTTACAGAATCTGCAAACACACACTTGTATAACATTAGTCAAGACTTCTTTATGGATATTGAtcattattaaaattctaaacctaacaatctccccctttgTGATGATGATAATAAGCTAAAAAGAGTTTGACTAATTTATggatattttccttttcttttcaagtGTGCTCCCCCTATCTTTAAGCTGGTTGTTGATTTGAATCTGCACTTAAGAACCTGTAGCTCACATGTAACACACCTGcaattctttttcttccttctccCCCTTTGACATCAATCAAAAAAAGAACAAGAGAAACTACTTGCAGTAATAGTACTAACTAAACAGGCATAAAATTTGTACAGCTAAGCAGTTAtagtgagcatagtcgactaaTACTCACCCCAGACACAACCAAAAGAAATAGTCTTAAACTATCACacaaaggaaaaagaattgtCTTAAGCATCCTAAACATTCATTGCcttccaagaaaatatttcagGGTGTTGATCACTTTAGTGCAGAATCTCTCATAAGAGGCATCAATGTCCTTGGTGAGGTTAGTAATTCCTTGATACCTGCAATGGTGTGCTGCATCAGCAACAACTGGTCTGAAGAAGAGGATTTGTTGACTTCAGATTTTAGTCCCACACTGCTCTGAGTAGGGATGACCTCTGATGCTTTGTCCTTTTTAAGCCAAGTTCCCTCAATTAAGGTATACCTCATCATGGCAAAGACGGTCTTGTCATAGGTGCTGGAGATAATCTTTGGAACATAGAGAGATAGGTCCACTTTCATGACTTTCAGAATGTGAGAAACTAGTAAACCATAAGGTAGGCTACTCGTAGAAGAGGAAATATCCCTGATACTTTCAAAACGGTATTGACGTACCCAGGAAAACCAGTTTATAGCTTTACTATTTACCAAACAGTACATAACAAATATATCTCTGAGAGACAAAGTACTCAGAGAACCAGTACGGGGTAGCAAAGTGGTTGCAATAATATGGGCTAGAACACGATGTCCAAATTTCAAGTTCTTAGAACCTATATCGGGGGGTTTTCAGACAGAATACTTTTGGCCTCATCAAAAGATACTTCAAATTTATCTGGCCAGGAATATTTCATAAAGAAATTGTATCCAACAAACTTTATAGCAAAGATTTTTTTCAAACTGATAAGAATCAAGGATGATGCGAGTTTCTAAGACCATGGTTTCTAGATCGTCTTTATCATTCACAAAAAATTTGCATAGAACATGCGCACATGCTCTTCATAGACAGTGTTGCCAACAATATCAAATAGGGAGACAAGTTGGCAATCCATTAAGTACAAAGCATAAAAGATTGCATCAAAGACTTAATTAAAGTGCATCTAAAGTAATAAGCTAGatagactagttactttcctgaAATATTCCGTTTATATCGAGCTTATTCTTCCATGGCAGGTAAAGGCTCCCCCTTATTCTAAGGGTTCCATAGTCATGCTCCCCTTACCGGGTGGAAACATCTTGCAGAAATTATGTAAGCAAGTATTCACAATTACATAATTTAGTCGAAAGTTTAGTATAATCATTAGAATGAAGCGTagcaaaaattaaaaagaaactaACGAGACACTTGGTTTTTccaaagcatcatttagcatataAGAAGGTGTAATCGCACATAGTCACTTGAAAATCACTAGATGATTAAAAAGATTAAGAACCTTTTGATAACCTCAAATGTTAAACTTTCAAAATTTTGAACAAAAGCTTAAGACCCTTAGAAAGATTACAGCGTATTAATGCATATAGGAGTCAAGAAATGATTATGTGTTCATATTACATGACAGTCAATTTCTTTTGTAGAATAGATCTTCATGAAACGACTATTTGACTATTTCCTTCAAACAACTACCCTTCACACATGAATAAAGGAACCATATTCTAAAGGATTCATCACTCAACAAGAAGTCATATAATCttgcttatctagtcttagaacCATTTTTAAGCACAAAATAAGTCATTAGTAACGAGTGATTCATCTGACTTTCAGGTCAACTTTTCTTTTCTCAATGTGAAAAAATGTCTACACGCTGTAATAGCTTCACATGGAGAAATATTCACTCTTGGCTAGATGAGCCAGTTGAACCTTACACTTATCTTTTTCATgacataaaaatattaaaaatctcCAATCCAATAATTATATTTCAGTCCACTTTGTTGCATGCAAGGTTTACATCTGAGTATATCCTACTAGATCAACTCAATTAGTTCTTGCATACAATAAGCCACAATTTAGAAGTCAATCAAAAATCTTTTGTGGCGCTACACCGGTATTCTATAGGATCGGGTATACCAAAATATCTGTTATAAAAATGCAATAGAGAGCCGTTCATACCTTGATACTTTATTCGATCGGTGGACTTACTAATTTTCTTTTTGCTTCACATTATATGGAATGTGAAGATAAAGGTTAATTCTCTATCATGCTCATTTCCAAACCGATCAACTTCCAGAGGCTTGAAGCTTGTCATGCTTTTAGTTAGTATTAGATAAATATGCTCTTAAAAGCatagttaaaaaaaataattgtcaAATGATAATCATGAAATTCTTTTAAATGATAACGAGTCTTGGTCACAAAAATGTGGTCCAAAAACTTTTAAATTCAGAGAAAGACGAGAGAGCGAGATTATGCTATTTTCACATCATTTAAAGAATATTTCAACATCCAAGGTTCTTAGGGGTAGGTCGATTGGCCTATCCAGAGGCTCAAACTGGGATCTTTCTCTTATGTATTCACAAGATGCATCCAAAATTTGCAACATCTCCGCAACCTCTTCTTCCAGTTCCAAGTGATTGAACAACATCAATGCCTTTTCTAGTGCATCCTCTTTAAATGCACTTGGCTCAACAACTGGTTCATTTATCTTCACCACAGAAATCATGGACAGGTCCTCGTAATGACGAGGCAACTGAATGGCTCGATATACATTGAAGACCGCTTCTTCATTGTCCACCCTCAGAATCATCTTACCTTCTCGAACTTTGATAATGGCATCTCCAGTGGCCAAAAGAGACCGTCCCAAGATGATAGGAACTAACTCATCAGCCTCGTATTCCAGGATGATAAAATCTGCAGGGAAAATAAACTTTCCAATCTGCAGCAAGACGTCCTCAATTACCCCCTCAGGATAGATATAAGATCTGTCAGCTAACTGTAGCAATACCGTGGTGGGTTTCGGAGCTCCTAATCCCAATTGTTTGAACACTGACAATGGCATCAGATTGATACTTGCACCCAAATTACACAAGGCTCTACCCACATCAATTTCACCAATCCTCACGGGGATGGTAAAACTACCCGGATCCTTAAGCTTTTCTGGAAGCTTATTTTGAATCctggaagtgcactcctcagtaagtgcgcCGGTCTCAAATTCAGTTAACCTCCTCTTATTTGCCACTATATCCTTAATATATTTTACATATTTTGGGACCTCACGGATCATGTCCACCAAAGGGATGTTCAAGTGTATTTGCTTCAGCATATCTAAAAATTTGTGAAACATGTGGtcatcattcttctttctcaGTCTTTGAGGAAAAGGAAGTGGCACCCTCTCTGATATTTGCTCAGACTCTGTTTTGTTTCTCTCATCTACCTCTACAGGTTTTGGCACTCTTTCTTCTTCGAGCCCAGACTGCTAATTTTTCTTCTTAGGCACTTCTACTAACTCTCTCCCATTTCTCAACGTTACTGCATTGACTTGAggatttttctctgtatcacTTGGGAGAGCTCCATCAGGTCTAATATTCTAATTGTTAGCCATTTGCCCAAACTGCCCTCTAGATTTCTGAACTCTATGCGCAATTGTTGATTCTCAGCCATAACTTTCTGATTGTCTAGCAAGAGCTTTTTCATCATGTCAGTCAAACTCTCTTCTGATTGCTGTGGAGGTTGAGGTGGATGATTATAATTTGCTTGAGGCTTGATGTtctgatttccaccccaagagaatttaggatgattcctccagttcggATTGTATGAGTTACCATATTGAGCATTTTGATTCATCGACCCTCTAGCTTGTTGCCCCACGTAGTAGATAGATTCAGGATTCACGGGGCATATGCCACTTGTGTGACCTTCACCACATAACTCGCAGCAAGTAGACATATGTTGCACATGATGCATCTGTTGTGCTTGGTGCGTTGTCAtcttattcatctgatttgctaaTCTCGCTATATATGCCCTCATGGCTGAGAAATCATCAAGATCGATCACACCTGTTGTCTTTTGTTTAAGTGCAATTCTACTAACTCTCTCCCATTTCTCAACGTCACTGCATTGACTTGAggatttttctctgtatcacTTGGGAGAGCTCCATCAGGTCTAATATTCTGATTGTTAGCCATTTACccaaactgcctctctagatttcTGAACTGTGTGCGCAATTGTTGATTCTCAGCCATAACTTTCTGATTGTCTAGCAAGAGCTTTTTCATCATGTCAGTAAAACTCTCTTCTGATTGCTGTGGAGGTTGAGGTGGATGATTATAATTCGCTTGAGGCCTGATGTTCTGATTTTCACCCCAAGAGAAGTTAAGATGATTCCTTCGGTTCGGATTGTATGAGTTAACATATTGAGCATTTTGATTCATCGGCCCTCTAGCTTGTTTTCCCACGTAGTAGATGGATTCAGGATTCACGGGGCATATGTTACTTGTGTGACCTTCACCACATAACTCGCAGCATGTAGACATATGTTGCACATGATGCATTTGTTGTGCTTGGTGCATTGTCAtcttattcatctgatttgctaaTCTCGCTATATATGCCCTCATGGCTGAGAAATCATCAAGCTTGATCACACCTGCTGTCTTTTGTTTAAGTGCACTTTGTGGTTTCCCATCAACTTTCCTcctcactctatgaagtgttcgttctatctcaggatcaagaggaaggatattgtttgcgcttctactcctccgcattcaagagaagaacCTGCGTTATcacaaataaagcaaactaaaaattaaaacttgaataaataacgaataaaagcttaacttagataaacaatcaataactaagtccccggcaatggcgccaaaaacttgttggttaCCCAAGtgcacgcaagtatacgtggccgtcaagcaataaagtgactcgaaagtcggatgtcgaacccacagagacttagatcaATTGTCAACTAAgctaaaaaatcaattaattttccAAGATATTTAAGAGTGGTGTtttttctattaatctactattgcGGAAATTAAACAAGAAACAACTAATTTATCAAGAATGCAAATGTGTATGATGAGATTTTAATTTAGAAGAGGTGAAAattccagggttgtggttggtttatcaatcctattaagtttAATAATTACATTCGTTAATCCagattatctatggttgctaattaaccgaatcgtttatatgaatagcatgttcccacaatactactcgTCTGCCCAtaatatatcaatcctatattcctatggtattaattctatcatgaacgaatataatatgGTATTCaattaagcaagactgttaggtatattcttatcctaaccgcgaaatcatcccccgagccacgggttcagaaacaagctctctctaattctactctaatctaaacacggcttttctaagcatagcatagatagtagggtgaattggtagctacaacaattcacaagttaaaactagaattaaagaaacaaccacaagatgataatccgaattaatgaagatgtaattaataaacgttaataatcatgtcaaccacaaccctagaactagAGTGCTTAGCCAACCATGTTCGTAGTAACAATTTTTCAAGTatttttgcataaacaaattacaaagaaaagataaaggaataaagaactcgatgattttctcctccaaaagttgTTCCACGTGATGTTCTTGCCTTCGGTCGCAAAAACTCCTCTAaaaatggtgtttaatgactatttatatgtgtagggaaaAATTCtagacgaaataaccaagtcTAAAATCAAAAAGGAGATAaaatagggtttaaaacccggaACACCCTCGCTACAGGCCTCGCGGCCTTGCTGTGAACACCCAAGTTACACGAGTTACACACGATAAAGCTATACGAACAAGAGAGAAAGCCGCTTTATTAACGTTCCGCCTAGTCCATGGAAGGACAAATCATTGAATTAATTCTTCAAACACAAACAATCCCCAATAATTTGTCTGAATGTGGAAACTTAGGAGTTAAATAATAGAAACGATGTACTCTATTTATTCATTTATCATGAGTaatcttttttctttaaaaaaaaaaccaatgttaaaacttccaaaaatatgttatttttacaTATGACATTATCCTtggcttttaaaaaaaatagaatttaatatttttatttattttaaaaggcatATACTAAAATAATATTGGCAGAATACATAGACAGATATTTTAACTATCCCAGAAATTCCACTTGAACACCTCAACTAAGCCATTTACTAACGGAACACTTTAACTCTATCTTTACTGTACCATTTTAACACGTTCGACTGACATGGAAAATAATGTGAGCATCACTGTTGTTGAGCGCGTGAACATTAAAAATATGCTGACAAAAACTATTTCAACGGTAAAATACAAACGGTAAAAATATACCCCTTCCCTATTATATAAACCCTTGTCCCTTTTCACTTTGTCTCTTAAATCCAGCCATATTTCTTCACCCTTTTCTTGATTTTATGGTTAAAAAATTCTACTCTTCTCTCCAAATTGAAAGCAGTCTCGCCTGAGTGTTCGAATTTTGGCTTAATCTCTCAATTTTGTGGATAATGTCTCTCACACTAAGAATCGATTCATGCCGGTGTGATCATGAATGtcaattaaaaattttatggtcTCCATCTAATCCTGGAAGGAGGTTCTACGGATGCAAAATTGAAAAGGTAAGTGTTAATTAActacaattaattatttttactatgttgTCCCCGATTTTAGTTTgaatcaatttctttttttttttgaaggacAAAGGTGGATATAAGTATTTTAGGTGGGTTAATGACGATTTTCCTAGCCAAGCGAATAGGGTTATTTGGGGTTTATTGAACAAGGTCAAAGCTTTTGAAAAAGAAAGGGCTCGAGCAAGAAAATGGAGGAAGAAATTGGCTTATGTTATAGTAATAATGCTAAATATCTGGGTTTGCTATTGTGCCTTCGATCGTTGAAGTTGTGGTTCTGCATGTGGTTAGAGTAGAAGCGTTTTGATACCATTATGTCATCTATGTCTTAGCTCTTGTATTTTGCGTTTGTAATGGTGGTTGATATATTTTGGATGTGTCTTAACTTGTAGTTTGCGTGAATGTAATTGTAGTCTGTGGCCTTATTTCaatgaattgaagaaattttCTGCCATTGCTTTATGTACTGGTTCAAATACTGAATTCGAAGTGCTAACATGTTGAAGTTATAATTGAACTCAACTGATAAGTACTTAACAAACATCCATCGCAGCCTACCATCTTCCAGATTTACCAAGCACATACAGTCTAACTTATGATCCATATCTTATGTTCATTTGAAGAAAAAGCACAGCAATTGCATTCACAACTGTTGCAAAGGTTGTTGAGGCTGCCAACTGATGTTATAAAAGCAACAAATAGCACGAATGTTGAGGCTACCAATAGCATTTAAATTGCATTCACAACTAAATTGTTATACAACACCAGTCATATTTCCAAAAGTTGAATAGAAATGAAACAAAGCTTGAATATAACTTCTTAAAGTAGTGTCAACTAGTGACCCAAAAAAGATAGAATAATTAATCCAAATCTGGATATTTAGCAAAATACATGAACTCAAAATAGCATAATCATAACACAACTACATTCTTGAGGATGTTCTTTTGCATTATGGTGCTGGAGGGGCTGGACTTGTAACCGAAGAGGTAGTTGATAAAGATCCAATTTGGTTTCTCGTGTTTGCACTTAGTTGTTGTAGCTGGGAAGTAGTAATAACATTTCTGCCTTTAAACTTAATCCCAGAAGGTTTAAAATCAAGATCAATATTGACTGTACTAGTATCCTTCACAACCTTAGTCCCATTTGATTGCTCTTTTAACCCCCAACAGTAAATTTTCTAGGAGCTGTTGCTGGAGGTGCATTTGGAATGCACCCATGCCAAATCTAGTATTGTTTCCCCTTCCTCTGCCACTGCTTGTATTAGTTACACTAGATTCTTGAGTTGCTTGACTTCCTTAGTTTTCTTGAGTTGCTTGAGTTGACTGTCTACTTGTAGACTCTCCAATTCCACCCTAAACAAAATTCCAATTATAACATTTATTTAAGTTAGCATTTGAAGTGAAAAGAAAGGTGAAAAACATTACAACTTACCCTTGATTGGAAGGAAGACTTGTTATGGCCTGCTTGATGACATTTTGAACATGTCATCTTCACTTCTTGCTTGGAGAGCTTGCCATACTTCTTTTTTTAAGGCTCATTCTTGGCCTTCCTTCTATTTTTTGGGGGTCTGCCTGGCATTGGCTTTGGTGCTAGAGGCTCAATTACCATGTTATTAGTGTCAGGACACATCTTCATGTTAGGGATTTGTTCAAGAAAGTATTGATATGCCTTGAGAAATGTCTCCTTTCTATGACAGTTATCCACATAATTATATGGTTCTTCTTCTTGTTGATAGATTGCATATATTGCATGTGCACAAGAGATCCCTCTTAACTGCCAGGATCTATAAGTGCATGAATGTGATgaccaaaatgtcatctttaaatttaataattaattttatattctaagacctcaaaaagcactatttattatttctcgacttgcgtgcacagtctgtaaaaaaattcgaaaagttttcaggtaaaaaatggattaaaatatgaattagagctttaaaactcaactagttgactttggtcaacattttgagcaaacagacttggatcagtattttgaaagtttcggtaggtccgtatcgtgatttgggacttgggcgtatgccgcaaatcaaattccgaggtccctagcctgagatatggaattttgaagaaaaattaaaagtttaagttcaaatagtgaccggatatcgaattatgtgtaaacgaccccagaataaagttttgatgattccaacagctccgtatggtgattttggacttaggagcgtgatcgaaattttatttgaaagtccgtagtgaaattaggcttggaatggctaaaataggaatttaaagtttggaagtttgaccgaggagttgactttttgatatcggggtcggaatccagttctgaaaatttttacagctccgttatatcatttatgacttgggtgcaaaatttgaggtcaatcggacttgatttgataggtttcgacatcaaatgtagaagttggaaattctaagtttcattaagcttgaattggagcatgattcgtgattttagcattatttgatgtgatttgaggtttcaaataagttcgtatgatgttttaggacttgttggtgtatttgattgaggtcccgagggcctcgggtgagtttcagatggttaacggatcaaaagttggacttaaaacagctactgcaatttttctctgctgctggaaattctgggctACGATCGAGGCAGCCCAAGAAATAGgtagcccaagatcgaggcccaagATAAGGCAGCC
The Nicotiana tabacum cultivar K326 unplaced genomic scaffold, ASM71507v2 Un00294, whole genome shotgun sequence genome window above contains:
- the LOC107827340 gene encoding uncharacterized protein LOC107827340; this encodes MLKQIHLNIPLVDMIREVPKYVKYIKDIVANKRRLTEFETGALTEECTSRIQNKLPEKLKDPGSFTIPVRIGEIDVGRALCNLGASINLMPLSVFKQLGLGAPKPTTVLLQLADRSYIYPEGVIEDVLLQIGKFIFPADFIILEYEADELVPIILGRSLLATGDAIIKVREGKMILRVDNEEAVFNVYRAIQLPRHYEDLSMISVVKINEPVVEPSAFKEDALEKALMLFNHLELEEEVAEMLQILDASCEYIRERSQFEPLDRPIDLPLRTLDVEIFFK